The Streptomyces sp. NBC_01244 genome contains a region encoding:
- a CDS encoding HAD family hydrolase has product MSTDRPIVLFDLFGVIARHQRPGAMDEMAALSGGAPTDAFDAAYWACRQPYDAGLFSPRQYWTAVLHQLALPAHPDIIEELRLADIDSWSRVDDRMVAYVQSLRNVAEVALLSNIPADHADAFLASQPWLHHLDHVAFSGKIHAAKPDPAAFRHCIAALHADPTDFLFVDDRAENVRAARSLGMNGHVFTGSDELAATLDAWLPSHG; this is encoded by the coding sequence ATGTCCACCGACCGACCCATCGTGCTGTTCGACCTCTTCGGCGTCATCGCACGCCACCAGCGCCCCGGCGCCATGGACGAGATGGCCGCCCTGAGCGGCGGTGCGCCCACCGATGCCTTCGACGCCGCCTACTGGGCCTGTCGCCAGCCCTACGACGCCGGGCTGTTCTCCCCGCGCCAGTACTGGACGGCCGTCCTGCACCAGCTGGCACTCCCTGCCCACCCCGACATCATCGAGGAGCTGCGGCTCGCCGACATCGACAGCTGGTCACGCGTCGACGACCGCATGGTCGCCTACGTACAGTCCCTGCGGAACGTCGCGGAAGTCGCCCTGTTGTCCAACATCCCCGCCGATCACGCGGACGCCTTCCTGGCCTCCCAGCCCTGGCTGCACCACCTCGACCACGTCGCCTTCTCCGGGAAGATCCATGCGGCCAAGCCGGACCCGGCGGCGTTCCGCCACTGCATCGCCGCCCTCCACGCCGACCCCACCGACTTCCTCTTCGTCGACGACCGCGCCGAGAACGTGCGCGCCGCGCGGTCCCTCGGCATGAACGGACACGTCTTCACCGGAAGCGACGAACTGGCGGCAACCCTCGACGCCTGGCTGCCGAGCCACGGATGA
- a CDS encoding LysR family transcriptional regulator substrate-binding protein: MLPPVLRAWHGTHPEVRIRLLEFRHSQELRAAMTENRADLAVGPGPQNREGSAREPGKEEFLVVLPAGDPALGDHLDRIRLADLAHRYWSQYAPGNGLAEILDAACAAAGFHPRVTVGTEQAPYWPLADWARRGSRQSAAARTRRPPPPPGPAGPPQSSTPTPVPPGPPQAPWPPTPTYGPVRTISASPLWPIG; the protein is encoded by the coding sequence ATGCTGCCCCCGGTACTGCGCGCATGGCACGGCACTCACCCCGAGGTCCGCATCCGTCTGCTGGAGTTCCGCCACTCCCAGGAGCTGCGGGCGGCCATGACCGAGAACCGCGCCGACCTCGCCGTCGGGCCCGGGCCGCAGAACCGGGAAGGATCCGCACGGGAACCGGGTAAGGAGGAGTTCCTGGTTGTCCTTCCCGCCGGAGACCCGGCCCTCGGCGACCACTTGGACCGCATCCGCCTCGCCGACCTCGCCCACCGGTACTGGTCCCAGTACGCCCCCGGCAACGGCCTCGCCGAAATCCTGGACGCCGCCTGCGCTGCCGCCGGATTCCACCCCCGCGTCACCGTAGGCACCGAGCAGGCACCCTACTGGCCTCTGGCGGACTGGGCTCGCCGTGGTTCCCGCCAATCTGCTGCCGCCCGGACCCGCCGACCGCCGCCTCCACCCGGACCCGCCGGTCCGCCGCAATCCTCTACGCCTACACCCGTCCCTCCCGGACCTCCTCAGGCACCCTGGCCGCCCACGCCCACGTATGGCCCTGTCCGGACGATCTCCGCGAGCCCTCTCTGGCCGATCGGGTGA
- a CDS encoding YceI family protein, producing the protein MTTTPLTSLTGNYALDPAHTQIGFVARHAMVTKVRGAFNEFEGTGHFDGEDPTESTVSVTIKAASIDTRNEQRDGHLRTNDFLDAPNFPDITFVSTGVQQLDSSNFRLTGDLTIKDVTRPLSIDFEFQGSATDPYGNLRVGFEGSAPISRKDYGITWNAALEGGGVLVGDKVVLEFEVSAIRQP; encoded by the coding sequence ATGACCACCACCCCCCTCACCTCACTGACCGGGAACTACGCCCTCGACCCGGCCCACACCCAGATCGGGTTCGTGGCCCGTCACGCCATGGTCACCAAGGTCCGCGGCGCGTTCAACGAGTTCGAAGGCACCGGACACTTCGACGGCGAGGACCCCACCGAGTCCACCGTGTCCGTCACCATCAAGGCCGCCAGCATCGACACCCGTAACGAGCAGCGCGACGGCCACCTGCGCACCAACGACTTCCTCGACGCGCCGAACTTCCCCGACATCACCTTCGTCTCCACCGGGGTGCAGCAGCTCGACAGCAGCAACTTCCGACTGACCGGCGACCTCACCATCAAGGACGTCACCCGGCCACTCAGCATCGACTTCGAATTCCAGGGCAGCGCCACGGACCCCTACGGCAACCTGCGCGTCGGATTCGAAGGCTCGGCGCCGATCAGCCGCAAGGACTACGGCATCACCTGGAACGCCGCACTGGAAGGCGGAGGCGTCCTCGTCGGCGACAAGGTGGTGCTGGAGTTCGAGGTCTCCGCGATCCGCCAGCCCTGA
- a CDS encoding ATP-binding protein has product MSETDRAGFGEVLRGHRRAARMTLEQLAEVSGVSARTLSDMERGRSKGPQARTVTALADALKLDDGARARLIGLARDGRLRDHWTRRSSLCELPGSVGDFTGRGEELLWLGELVCAESSPGVGVVGLITGSAGLGKTTFAVRAAHSVRPSFPDGVLFLDLFGMSQQPLTPDDALRLLLRALGVADQDVPGDPRERASLYRSLLRDKRVLVVLDNAAAEEQVRPLLPGGGASRALITTRRLLAGLEGVRRLALGPLPLPESTELLTGILGERSARDEESTLAGLAELCGGLPLALRIIGNRLLSRPDWDAAQLAARLADEERRLHQFKAGDLKIANAFGMSYEQLADSTRRVFRNLAVVPGRDLDAALTAVAGGVPIADAWDALDELVDLGLLQDSAEGRYRFHDLVRLFARDRLQEEETSTGREALEKRVTSWLLRMATMSGRWFEPGYGRPDRPDPDLTALSCEEEADGWLRVNVDNWMGAMRGAAGNGLHSLVLDCAESMHWFSDRWAHSPHWREVFALGAEVAGALRDPGQQATQLNYLAWVHSVPPADPEAVLRYAAEALELATRADVTAQIAWAHEYTAEALLLLGRHDGAIESSSRAAEMFRAIGDVDSYIQSNAAITKCLFDEGRYAEALERYLGLLAVLDDPESGMTPSVAVHSRPLALLRIGSCLGHLGRRAEAITALRAGIDLVDELRASDYRQADALETLASLLAEEGLTDESRSAYLRAAQVFETIGDTTASSRCQALSRPDPPCAPAGTP; this is encoded by the coding sequence ATGAGTGAGACAGACCGAGCCGGCTTCGGTGAGGTACTGCGTGGTCACCGCCGCGCGGCGCGAATGACGTTGGAGCAGTTGGCCGAGGTTTCGGGGGTCAGCGCGCGGACCCTGTCGGACATGGAGCGCGGACGGAGCAAGGGGCCTCAGGCCCGGACCGTGACCGCCCTGGCGGACGCACTGAAGCTGGACGACGGCGCTCGCGCGAGGCTGATCGGGCTGGCACGCGACGGGCGCCTGCGGGACCACTGGACGCGGCGCAGCAGTCTGTGTGAACTTCCCGGTTCGGTTGGTGACTTCACCGGGCGCGGCGAGGAACTCCTCTGGTTGGGCGAGCTGGTGTGTGCCGAGAGTTCGCCGGGTGTCGGTGTGGTGGGGCTCATCACCGGCTCCGCCGGTCTGGGGAAGACCACGTTCGCCGTCCGTGCCGCGCATTCCGTGCGACCGAGTTTCCCCGACGGGGTTCTGTTCCTCGACTTGTTCGGCATGTCGCAGCAACCCCTGACCCCCGATGACGCGCTACGGCTGCTGCTGCGCGCCCTCGGTGTCGCCGACCAGGACGTCCCGGGCGATCCCCGCGAACGCGCCTCCTTGTACCGGTCGCTGCTGAGGGACAAGCGTGTCCTGGTCGTCCTCGACAACGCCGCCGCGGAGGAGCAGGTGCGCCCGCTGCTGCCGGGAGGGGGCGCGAGCAGAGCGCTGATCACCACACGGCGGCTGCTGGCGGGTCTGGAGGGGGTCCGCAGACTCGCCCTGGGTCCCCTGCCGTTGCCGGAGTCCACGGAACTGCTGACCGGGATTCTGGGCGAGCGTTCCGCACGGGACGAGGAATCGACGCTCGCCGGGCTCGCCGAGTTGTGCGGAGGGCTGCCCCTGGCGCTGCGGATCATCGGCAACCGACTGCTCAGCCGCCCCGACTGGGACGCTGCTCAACTCGCCGCCCGGCTGGCGGACGAGGAGCGCCGGCTGCATCAGTTCAAGGCGGGCGACCTCAAGATCGCCAATGCGTTCGGCATGTCGTACGAGCAGCTCGCGGACTCCACGCGGCGGGTGTTCCGCAACCTTGCCGTGGTACCCGGCCGGGATCTGGATGCCGCTCTCACGGCCGTGGCCGGAGGGGTACCGATCGCGGACGCGTGGGATGCCCTCGATGAGCTTGTCGACCTGGGCCTGCTGCAGGACAGCGCCGAGGGACGATACCGGTTCCACGATCTCGTCCGTCTGTTCGCGCGCGACCGGCTCCAGGAGGAGGAGACCTCTACCGGGCGCGAGGCGCTGGAGAAGAGGGTGACGTCGTGGCTGCTGCGGATGGCGACGATGTCCGGGCGGTGGTTCGAGCCCGGCTACGGCCGCCCCGACCGACCCGACCCCGATCTCACGGCGCTGTCCTGCGAGGAGGAGGCAGACGGGTGGCTGCGGGTGAACGTGGACAACTGGATGGGTGCGATGCGGGGCGCGGCAGGCAACGGTCTGCACTCTCTCGTCCTCGACTGTGCGGAGTCGATGCACTGGTTTTCCGACCGTTGGGCACACAGCCCGCACTGGCGGGAGGTCTTCGCGCTCGGAGCAGAAGTCGCAGGCGCTCTCCGCGACCCCGGGCAGCAAGCGACCCAGCTGAACTATCTGGCCTGGGTCCACTCGGTGCCGCCCGCTGATCCGGAGGCGGTCCTGCGGTACGCGGCCGAGGCGCTGGAGCTGGCCACCCGGGCCGATGTCACTGCGCAGATCGCCTGGGCGCACGAGTACACCGCTGAGGCGCTCCTCCTGCTGGGCCGACACGACGGGGCCATCGAGTCGTCCTCCCGGGCAGCGGAGATGTTCCGGGCCATCGGCGACGTCGACTCCTATATCCAGAGCAACGCCGCCATCACCAAGTGTCTTTTTGACGAAGGGCGCTACGCCGAGGCTTTGGAGCGCTACCTCGGGCTGCTCGCGGTGCTGGACGATCCCGAGTCAGGGATGACACCGAGCGTCGCCGTACACAGTCGGCCGCTGGCGCTGCTCCGCATCGGCTCCTGCCTCGGACATCTCGGCCGTCGTGCGGAGGCGATCACCGCGCTCCGCGCGGGAATCGACCTCGTGGACGAGCTCCGGGCGTCCGACTACCGGCAGGCGGACGCCCTGGAAACGCTGGCTTCCCTACTGGCCGAAGAAGGCCTGACCGACGAAAGCCGCAGTGCCTACCTGCGGGCGGCGCAGGTCTTCGAAACCATCGGTGACACCACGGCGAGCAGCCGGTGCCAGGCCCTGTCGCGCCCTGATCCCCCGTGTGCCCCAGCGGGCACGCCGTGA
- the paaK gene encoding phenylacetate--CoA ligase PaaK produces MSTSTTVPDGLVRRLGETPPPGLLDAAERMAPEELRTVQLARLQRTLKHAYQNVELYHRKFDQAGVKPEDCRTLADLARFPFTTKADLRDGYPFGMFAVPTADVRRIHASSGTTGRPTVVGYTEQDLSMWADVVARCIRAAGGRPGDILHNAFGYGLFTGGLGAHYGAERAGCTVIPASGGMTARQVQIIQDFKPRIIMVTPSYMLALLDEFERQGVDPRTTSLEIGIFGAEPWTEQMRSEIEERLGIHAVDIYGLSEVIGPGVAGECVETKDGLHVWEDHFYPEVLDPLSDEVLPDGESGELAFTSLTKEAMPIIRYRTRDLTCLLPGTARPAFRRMEKVTGRCDDMIILRGVNVFPTQIEEIVLRIPALSPHFQLELTRRGRMDSLTVRVEARPDATADARAAAAGILAKGVKDGVGVTVTVDIVDPETLERSVGKLRRLIDSREQ; encoded by the coding sequence ATGAGCACCAGCACGACAGTTCCGGACGGCCTGGTCCGCCGACTCGGTGAGACGCCCCCTCCGGGCCTGCTGGACGCCGCAGAACGGATGGCTCCCGAAGAGCTGAGGACCGTACAGCTCGCGCGCCTGCAGCGCACCCTGAAGCACGCGTACCAGAACGTCGAGCTCTACCACCGCAAGTTCGACCAGGCCGGTGTCAAGCCGGAGGACTGCCGCACCCTCGCGGACCTGGCCCGATTCCCGTTCACCACCAAGGCCGACCTGCGCGACGGCTACCCGTTCGGCATGTTCGCCGTACCGACGGCCGATGTCCGCCGCATCCACGCCTCCAGCGGCACCACCGGGCGCCCCACCGTGGTCGGTTACACCGAGCAGGACCTCTCGATGTGGGCCGATGTCGTGGCCCGCTGCATCCGCGCCGCGGGCGGCCGGCCCGGCGACATCCTGCACAACGCCTTCGGGTACGGCCTGTTCACCGGCGGACTCGGCGCCCACTACGGAGCCGAACGCGCCGGCTGCACGGTCATTCCGGCCTCCGGCGGCATGACGGCCCGACAGGTCCAGATCATCCAGGACTTCAAGCCCAGGATCATCATGGTCACCCCCTCCTACATGCTCGCGCTCCTCGACGAGTTCGAACGCCAAGGAGTGGACCCCCGCACCACCTCACTGGAGATCGGCATCTTCGGTGCGGAACCCTGGACCGAGCAGATGCGCTCCGAGATCGAGGAACGCCTCGGCATCCACGCCGTGGACATCTACGGCCTGTCCGAAGTCATCGGCCCCGGCGTCGCCGGCGAGTGCGTCGAGACCAAGGACGGACTGCACGTCTGGGAGGACCACTTCTACCCCGAGGTGCTCGACCCACTCTCGGACGAGGTCCTGCCCGACGGCGAAAGCGGAGAACTGGCCTTCACTTCCCTGACCAAGGAAGCCATGCCCATCATCCGCTACCGCACCCGCGACCTCACCTGCCTGCTGCCCGGAACGGCCAGGCCCGCCTTCCGGCGGATGGAGAAGGTCACCGGCCGCTGCGACGACATGATCATCCTGCGCGGAGTCAATGTCTTCCCCACCCAGATCGAGGAAATCGTCCTGCGCATCCCCGCCCTGTCCCCGCACTTCCAGCTGGAGCTGACCCGGCGCGGCCGTATGGACAGCCTGACCGTCCGCGTCGAGGCACGGCCGGACGCGACGGCGGACGCACGCGCCGCAGCGGCGGGAATCCTCGCCAAGGGAGTCAAGGACGGCGTCGGGGTCACGGTCACCGTCGACATCGTCGACCCCGAGACCCTCGAACGCTCGGTCGGCAAACTGCGCCGCCTCATCGACTCCCGCGAGCAGTGA
- the paaI gene encoding hydroxyphenylacetyl-CoA thioesterase PaaI, translating into MERATPAPVQQGPAHAMFAADEASRHLGIDLRMAGDGTAVAYMAVTAQMVNGHGMAHGGYLFLLADTAFAGACNSHGPVTVAAGADITFVAPARQGDLLVATAHERTRYGRSGVYDVTIQRGDEVIAEFRGRSRTLRPAKEKP; encoded by the coding sequence ATGGAAAGAGCAACACCCGCACCTGTTCAACAAGGCCCCGCTCATGCGATGTTCGCCGCCGACGAAGCGTCCCGGCACCTGGGCATCGACCTCCGGATGGCAGGTGACGGGACCGCTGTCGCGTACATGGCCGTGACCGCGCAGATGGTCAACGGGCACGGCATGGCCCACGGCGGCTACCTGTTCCTCTTGGCGGACACCGCGTTCGCGGGTGCGTGCAACAGCCACGGCCCCGTGACCGTGGCCGCGGGCGCGGACATCACCTTCGTCGCCCCGGCCCGCCAGGGTGACCTACTGGTGGCGACCGCGCACGAACGCACCCGCTACGGGCGCAGTGGCGTCTACGACGTCACCATCCAGCGCGGCGACGAGGTGATCGCGGAGTTCCGCGGCCGAAGCCGCACCCTCAGGCCTGCCAAGGAGAAGCCATGA
- a CDS encoding thiolase family protein translates to MAPYAHTRATTPEVYLVDGARTPQGRYGGALASVRPDDLAALVVGEAVRRAGVPAEAVDEVILGAANQAGEDNRDVARMAVLLAGLPHTVPGYTVNRLCASGLTAVVSAAQAIRAGEAEVVVAGGVESMTRAPWVMEKPGSPWAKPGSVVDTSLGWRFTNPRFTAADRAVPLGAGPETVKTTLSMGETAEEVAALDGITRRESDAFALRSHQRAVAAQLAGRFDREIVPVPVKDGPVTQDENPRPSTTLEKLGTLRTIFREGGIVTAGSSSPLSDGAAALVVASGAAVERYGLTPRARIVTSVSAGLQPNLMGLGPVPATEKALARAGWQSDDLGAVELNEAFAAQALAVIRRLKLDEDRVNADGGAIALGHPLGASGARILLTLVGRLEREGARRGLATLCVGVGQGVAMLVERV, encoded by the coding sequence ATGGCGCCGTACGCGCACACGAGAGCAACCACGCCCGAGGTCTACCTGGTCGACGGGGCCCGCACCCCGCAGGGCCGCTACGGCGGCGCCCTGGCCTCAGTACGCCCGGACGACCTGGCCGCCCTCGTCGTCGGTGAGGCGGTCCGCCGGGCCGGTGTCCCCGCCGAGGCGGTGGACGAGGTCATCCTCGGCGCGGCCAACCAGGCCGGGGAGGACAACCGGGACGTGGCCCGCATGGCCGTGCTCCTCGCCGGGCTCCCCCACACCGTCCCCGGCTACACCGTCAACCGCCTGTGCGCCTCCGGCCTGACGGCGGTCGTCTCCGCGGCCCAGGCCATCCGCGCCGGCGAGGCCGAGGTCGTGGTCGCGGGCGGCGTGGAGTCGATGACCCGCGCACCCTGGGTCATGGAGAAGCCCGGCTCCCCTTGGGCCAAGCCCGGCTCGGTCGTCGATACGTCCCTCGGCTGGCGTTTCACCAACCCCCGCTTCACCGCGGCCGACCGCGCCGTGCCCCTCGGCGCCGGACCCGAGACGGTCAAGACCACCCTGTCCATGGGTGAGACCGCCGAGGAGGTCGCGGCGCTCGACGGGATCACCCGTAGGGAATCGGATGCCTTCGCGCTCCGCAGCCACCAACGGGCCGTAGCGGCCCAGCTCGCCGGCCGCTTCGACCGGGAGATCGTGCCCGTGCCGGTCAAGGACGGCCCAGTCACCCAGGACGAGAATCCCCGGCCGTCCACCACCCTGGAGAAGCTCGGCACGCTGCGCACGATCTTCAGGGAGGGCGGGATCGTCACCGCGGGTTCCTCCTCCCCGCTCTCGGACGGCGCGGCCGCCCTGGTGGTGGCGAGCGGAGCCGCCGTCGAGCGCTACGGCCTGACCCCGCGCGCCCGCATCGTCACCTCCGTGTCGGCGGGCCTGCAGCCCAACCTGATGGGCCTCGGACCGGTCCCCGCCACTGAGAAGGCGCTGGCCAGGGCGGGCTGGCAGAGCGATGACCTGGGAGCCGTGGAGCTGAACGAGGCCTTCGCCGCGCAGGCGCTGGCGGTCATCCGCCGACTCAAGCTGGATGAGGACCGGGTCAACGCCGACGGGGGCGCCATCGCGCTCGGCCACCCGCTCGGGGCTTCCGGTGCCCGGATCCTGCTCACCCTGGTCGGCCGACTGGAACGCGAAGGCGCCCGCCGCGGCCTGGCCACACTGTGCGTGGGCGTCGGTCAGGGCGTCGCGATGCTGGTGGAACGCGTATGA
- a CDS encoding helix-turn-helix domain-containing protein, with the protein MRRLGWPMTPPSPTGRRPVSSTAAAVGAKIRLRRQQRGMSAAEMARRAGLSKATLSQLESGNGNPTIDTLDAIAIALRIPIADLLARDADTGPVFRAGTDAEPGEVSRELLRRISSGNSLEIWRLRIPPETELAGVPHATGTIEHLLIATGYVTAGPVEAPQDLGPGDMLAFAGDAPHFYRTGADEVDITVVFASPIST; encoded by the coding sequence ATGCGCCGCCTGGGATGGCCGATGACGCCTCCTTCGCCGACCGGCCGCCGACCGGTGAGCAGTACCGCTGCCGCGGTCGGCGCGAAGATCCGGCTGCGGCGGCAGCAGCGCGGCATGAGCGCCGCGGAAATGGCCCGCCGTGCCGGGCTGAGCAAGGCCACGCTGTCGCAGTTGGAGTCCGGAAACGGCAATCCGACGATCGACACTCTCGACGCGATCGCGATCGCCCTGCGGATCCCGATCGCCGACCTGCTGGCGCGCGACGCCGACACCGGGCCGGTCTTCCGGGCCGGCACGGACGCCGAGCCGGGTGAGGTCTCCCGGGAGCTGCTGCGCCGCATCAGCAGCGGCAACAGCCTGGAGATCTGGCGGCTGCGCATCCCGCCCGAGACGGAGCTCGCCGGTGTGCCCCACGCCACCGGCACCATCGAGCACCTGCTCATCGCCACCGGGTACGTCACCGCCGGCCCGGTCGAGGCGCCGCAGGATCTCGGTCCCGGCGACATGCTCGCCTTCGCCGGTGACGCCCCGCACTTCTACCGCACCGGCGCCGATGAGGTGGACATCACCGTCGTCTTCGCCTCCCCCATCAGCACCTGA
- a CDS encoding threonine aldolase family protein: protein MSTTIATTPSGRAFISDNMAGASPRIARAVADAAAGQVLPYGNDPYTECARRRLGEIFEREVDLFPVSTGSAANGLSLAALTPPWGSVLSHPDSHINHDECGAPEFFTGGAKLVDVAGPDTKIDPELLKKAVRRRAGDVHSVQPSVLSISQATESGSVYTLDEIRTLSAIARDAGLRVHMDGARFANALVHLDATPAEMTWKAGVDVLSFGATKNGAMTADAIVSFDPAIATELAFRTKRAGQLTSKMRFQTAQIDAYLTDGLWLDNARQANEMATRLGEGLKAIADTGLLAVPEANILFCRLPQHVTAGLLAEGYAFYHDRWEPGIVRFVTAFSHSAEDIDQLLEAVRRHTR, encoded by the coding sequence ATGAGCACCACCATCGCCACCACCCCCTCCGGCCGTGCCTTCATCAGCGACAACATGGCCGGGGCCTCCCCTCGGATAGCCCGGGCCGTCGCCGACGCAGCCGCCGGACAAGTCCTCCCGTACGGCAACGACCCCTACACCGAGTGCGCCCGACGCAGGCTCGGCGAGATCTTCGAGCGGGAGGTCGACCTCTTCCCCGTCTCCACCGGGTCCGCCGCCAACGGTCTGAGCCTGGCCGCCCTCACCCCGCCCTGGGGCAGCGTGCTGTCCCACCCCGACAGCCACATCAACCACGACGAGTGCGGCGCCCCGGAGTTCTTCACGGGCGGCGCCAAGCTCGTAGACGTCGCGGGCCCCGACACCAAGATCGACCCCGAACTGCTGAAGAAGGCGGTACGCCGACGGGCCGGTGACGTGCACAGCGTGCAGCCGTCCGTACTCAGCATCAGCCAGGCCACCGAGAGCGGCAGCGTCTACACCCTGGACGAGATCCGCACCCTGTCCGCCATCGCCAGGGACGCCGGGCTGCGGGTGCACATGGACGGCGCTCGCTTCGCCAACGCCCTGGTCCACCTCGACGCCACCCCGGCGGAGATGACCTGGAAGGCCGGGGTCGACGTCCTGTCCTTCGGTGCGACGAAGAACGGGGCGATGACCGCCGACGCGATCGTCTCCTTCGACCCCGCGATCGCCACCGAACTCGCCTTCCGCACCAAGCGTGCGGGCCAGCTCACTTCGAAGATGCGCTTCCAGACGGCTCAGATCGATGCGTATCTCACCGACGGCCTGTGGCTGGACAACGCCCGCCAGGCCAACGAGATGGCCACCCGGCTCGGAGAGGGCCTCAAGGCCATTGCGGACACCGGGCTTCTGGCCGTCCCCGAGGCGAACATCCTCTTCTGCCGGCTGCCGCAGCACGTCACCGCAGGGCTCCTGGCCGAGGGCTACGCCTTCTACCACGACCGGTGGGAGCCGGGGATCGTCCGTTTCGTCACCGCCTTCTCCCACAGCGCCGAGGACATCGACCAGCTCCTCGAAGCGGTCCGCCGCCACACCCGCTGA
- a CDS encoding alpha/beta hydrolase: MTFSSRNMLVGAAMCGLALVAGAPGVATAQTSATAASLIGCGSLPPFSAGVPFAATVAAGDLRTSVLIAPRATDPQMQCGARALTLRTDVTYGTGQSAGGQLRGLKLDVQFPTSGGLKPLVVYVPGGGFVTADKSQSLDKRTHIAEQGYVVASVEYRTILDGATYVDGVADVKAAIRYLRAHAAEFGIDPNNVAVYGESAGGYLASMVGTTGGVQKFDQGENLNQSSRVQAVVDLFGASDLSKFAADFDPATRGYFENSTDNPLVKYVLGPNQQARLLDVPTAVAAANPVTYIDRTDPPFVHFHGTQDRVVSPSQSLILHDALLRKGVQSTRFVVKDAGHGSLVPNGDTSAPMWTTTQIMNRVTTFLDWRL, from the coding sequence ATGACGTTCAGTTCGAGGAACATGCTCGTAGGCGCGGCAATGTGCGGATTGGCCCTGGTGGCAGGCGCTCCAGGGGTGGCCACGGCGCAGACGAGCGCGACGGCTGCGTCGCTGATCGGCTGCGGATCACTCCCGCCGTTCAGCGCCGGAGTTCCCTTCGCCGCCACCGTGGCGGCCGGTGACCTGCGTACGAGCGTGCTCATCGCCCCCCGGGCGACCGACCCGCAGATGCAGTGCGGAGCCAGGGCCCTCACGCTCCGCACCGACGTCACCTACGGAACGGGCCAGAGCGCCGGCGGACAACTGCGCGGACTGAAACTGGATGTCCAGTTCCCGACGTCCGGCGGTCTCAAGCCGCTCGTCGTGTACGTCCCCGGCGGCGGATTCGTCACCGCCGACAAGTCCCAGTCCCTCGACAAGCGAACCCACATCGCCGAGCAGGGCTATGTGGTGGCGTCCGTCGAGTACCGCACCATCCTCGACGGGGCGACCTACGTCGACGGGGTCGCGGACGTCAAAGCCGCGATCCGGTACCTGCGCGCCCACGCCGCCGAGTTCGGCATCGACCCGAACAACGTCGCCGTCTACGGAGAGTCCGCCGGCGGATACCTGGCTTCCATGGTCGGGACCACCGGCGGGGTCCAGAAGTTCGACCAGGGCGAGAACCTGAACCAGAGCAGCCGCGTCCAGGCCGTGGTCGACCTCTTCGGCGCTTCCGACCTCTCCAAGTTCGCCGCCGACTTCGACCCCGCGACCCGCGGATACTTCGAGAACTCCACCGACAACCCGCTGGTCAAGTACGTCCTGGGCCCCAACCAGCAGGCTCGGCTGCTGGACGTGCCCACAGCCGTCGCCGCGGCCAACCCGGTCACCTACATCGACCGCACCGATCCGCCGTTCGTCCACTTCCACGGCACCCAGGACCGCGTGGTCTCCCCGAGCCAGTCCCTGATACTCCACGACGCGCTGCTCAGGAAGGGAGTCCAGAGCACACGCTTCGTCGTCAAGGACGCCGGCCACGGCAGCCTCGTGCCGAACGGCGACACCAGCGCTCCCATGTGGACCACGACCCAGATCATGAACCGCGTCACGACCTTCCTGGATTGGCGGCTGTGA